From Gordonia crocea, the proteins below share one genomic window:
- a CDS encoding HAD-IIB family hydrolase translates to MTVAVSADGKSYSLVMFDLDDTLAASKSPLSDDMVDLMRRLLREASVCIISGGNETQFRNQVLGRLGAVDGLADLHLMPTCGTQYMRFADGDWETVYKEDLTEDQTRRALDVVETGARELGLWESQTWGDILEDRGSQVTFSALGQQAPVEAKAAWDPDGRKKEALRAYAAERLPDLEVRSGGSTSVDITRKGIDKAYGARRLMDLLGLTTRDILFFGDRLDEGGNDRPVADLGIDSVAVHGHEDTAARLRAILG, encoded by the coding sequence ATGACGGTGGCGGTTTCGGCGGACGGAAAGTCGTATTCGCTGGTGATGTTCGACCTCGACGACACGCTCGCGGCGTCGAAGAGCCCGTTGAGCGACGACATGGTCGACCTGATGCGGCGCCTCCTGCGCGAGGCGTCGGTCTGCATCATCTCCGGCGGTAACGAGACCCAGTTCCGCAACCAGGTCCTCGGGCGCCTCGGCGCCGTCGACGGGCTGGCCGACCTGCACTTGATGCCCACGTGTGGCACCCAGTACATGCGGTTCGCCGACGGTGACTGGGAGACCGTCTACAAAGAAGACCTCACCGAAGACCAGACGCGGCGCGCGCTGGACGTGGTGGAGACCGGCGCCCGCGAGCTGGGCCTGTGGGAATCACAGACCTGGGGGGACATCCTCGAGGACCGGGGGAGCCAGGTCACGTTCAGCGCGTTGGGGCAGCAGGCGCCCGTTGAGGCGAAGGCCGCCTGGGACCCCGACGGCCGCAAGAAGGAGGCGCTGCGCGCGTACGCCGCCGAGCGGTTGCCGGACCTCGAGGTGCGCAGCGGCGGGTCGACGTCGGTCGACATCACCCGCAAGGGGATCGACAAGGCCTACGGCGCGCGGCGATTGATGGACCTGCTGGGCCTGACGACCCGGGACATCTTGTTCTTCGGCGACCGGCTCGACGAGGGCGGCAACGACCGACCGGTGGCCGACCTGGGCATCGACTCGGTAGCTGTGCACGGGCATGAGGACACCGCGGCGCGATTGCGCGCCATCCTCGGTTAG
- a CDS encoding tyrosine-protein phosphatase, translating into MAPTLPRRILTSTMLTTSILAAALTVPLVGPAAAAPSPATAAHRVAVDPRLIPLQGTENTRVFATYRTTDGHPVTLRAIRSDNLSKLTTSDVRVLAARQVATVVDLRTAPERQLQPDRPLPRAVHHDADIFGNAFIGALDLNAGYRMFVTDPHARAEFARTLRLVSATLGQGKAALFHCSAGKDRTGWTAAMLLTIAGVDRATVNRDYLASNKFRHTSPADPLQGVRIEWLNASFAAATQYYGSFHGYLRKGLRLSEAEITTLRERLRTA; encoded by the coding sequence ATGGCTCCCACGCTCCCCCGCCGAATCCTCACGTCCACGATGCTGACCACCTCGATCCTGGCCGCCGCACTGACCGTCCCGTTGGTCGGACCCGCCGCCGCGGCCCCGTCCCCCGCGACCGCCGCGCACCGGGTCGCCGTCGACCCGCGTCTGATCCCGCTGCAGGGCACCGAAAACACCCGGGTGTTCGCGACCTACCGCACCACCGACGGACACCCGGTCACGCTGCGCGCGATCCGCAGCGACAACCTGTCGAAACTCACCACCAGCGACGTGCGCGTGCTGGCCGCCCGCCAGGTCGCCACCGTCGTCGACCTGCGCACCGCCCCCGAACGCCAACTGCAGCCGGACCGGCCGCTGCCGCGGGCCGTCCACCACGACGCCGACATCTTCGGGAACGCCTTCATCGGAGCGCTCGACCTCAATGCCGGCTACCGGATGTTCGTCACCGACCCGCACGCCCGGGCCGAGTTCGCCCGCACCCTGCGCCTGGTGTCGGCGACCCTGGGCCAGGGCAAAGCCGCGCTGTTCCACTGCTCGGCGGGCAAGGACCGCACCGGGTGGACGGCCGCCATGCTCCTCACCATCGCCGGCGTCGACCGGGCCACGGTCAACCGCGACTACCTGGCGTCGAACAAGTTCCGACACACCTCTCCCGCAGATCCCCTGCAGGGTGTCCGGATCGAGTGGCTGAACGCCTCGTTCGCCGCGGCCACGCAGTACTACGGCAGCTTCCACGGCTACCTGCGCAAGGGACTGCGCCTGAGCGAGGCGGAGATCACCACCTTGCGCGAGCGGCTGCGCACCGCCTGA